One window of the Desulfobacterales bacterium genome contains the following:
- the pstA gene encoding phosphate ABC transporter permease PstA: MNHTTTRKTNTTSPPQASDTGILKPSADHVKPRYYLQPRRRIMEKVVFNGFRTAAVINGLALVIILYFMVANGWRAITWTFLTQAPFDSMTKGGILPCIVGTICLSLGAIIVAFPIGVASAIYLSEYAQPGKTLRIIRLGISNLAGVPSVVFGLFGLAFFVTYLKLGVSILAGSLTLVAMSLPVIISTTEEALRSVPDTYREASLGLGATKLQTIMRVVL; encoded by the coding sequence ATGAACCATACCACAACCAGAAAAACAAACACGACATCGCCCCCGCAGGCGTCGGATACCGGGATCTTAAAACCGTCTGCGGATCATGTCAAACCCCGGTATTACCTCCAGCCCCGGCGACGGATTATGGAAAAGGTCGTGTTCAACGGTTTCCGGACGGCTGCCGTCATCAATGGGCTCGCGCTGGTGATTATTTTATATTTCATGGTGGCAAACGGATGGCGTGCGATTACCTGGACCTTTCTCACCCAGGCACCGTTTGACTCCATGACCAAGGGGGGCATCCTGCCCTGCATCGTAGGAACCATTTGCCTGAGCCTGGGCGCCATCATCGTGGCCTTTCCCATCGGGGTGGCATCGGCCATTTATCTGAGCGAATATGCCCAACCCGGTAAAACCCTGAGAATCATCCGCTTGGGAATCAGCAATCTTGCCGGGGTCCCGTCCGTGGTGTTCGGTCTGTTCGGCCTGGCGTTTTTTGTCACCTACCTGAAACTCGGGGTCAGCATCCTAGCAGGCTCCTTAACCCTGGTCGCCATGTCGCTTCCGGTCATTATCAGCACCACCGAAGAAGCCCTCAGAAGCGTGCCCGACACGTACCGGGAAGCGTCTCTGGGGCTTGGCGCCACCAAGTTACAGACGATTATGCGGGTAGTGCT
- the pstC gene encoding phosphate ABC transporter permease subunit PstC — translation MLVNRLLKERLMRYVFFIVATASITILLLIVAFLFREGLPIFSKVSISDFIFGRYWYPTSDPPDFGIFALISASVLVTVVSAAMSVPLGVMTAVYLAEIASFRIREIVKPLVELLAALPSVVIGFFGMVVVAPFLQDVFGIATGLNLFNAALMLAFMAIPTICSISEDAIYSVPSSLKEASLALGATRLETIIRVVLPASASGVSTAIILGMSRAIGETMVVLMVAGGAAMVPESLFDPVRPLPASIAAEMAEAPFRGDHYYALFATGIVLFLFTFMFNLIADHIAHKYKQTGEASL, via the coding sequence ATGCTGGTGAACAGATTATTGAAAGAACGATTGATGCGGTATGTTTTTTTCATAGTTGCCACCGCTTCGATCACCATTCTTCTGCTGATTGTCGCATTTTTGTTCAGAGAGGGACTTCCGATATTTTCGAAAGTATCCATCAGTGACTTTATTTTCGGCAGATACTGGTACCCGACCTCTGATCCGCCGGATTTCGGCATATTTGCACTCATCAGCGCATCGGTGCTGGTCACGGTCGTGTCGGCAGCCATGTCAGTTCCTCTGGGGGTAATGACTGCGGTGTATCTGGCTGAAATTGCCTCTTTCCGTATTCGGGAAATCGTCAAACCGCTTGTGGAACTGCTGGCGGCGCTGCCGTCGGTCGTCATCGGTTTTTTCGGAATGGTGGTGGTGGCCCCATTCCTCCAGGATGTATTCGGGATCGCAACGGGGCTCAACCTTTTCAATGCTGCATTGATGCTTGCATTCATGGCCATCCCTACCATCTGCAGCATTTCCGAGGATGCCATTTACAGCGTTCCTTCGAGCCTCAAGGAAGCCTCCCTGGCACTGGGCGCAACCCGGCTGGAAACCATCATCCGGGTCGTTCTTCCGGCATCGGCCTCCGGCGTCAGCACAGCGATCATTCTCGGCATGTCCCGGGCTATCGGAGAGACCATGGTCGTTCTGATGGTCGCCGGTGGCGCTGCCATGGTCCCGGAATCCCTGTTCGATCCCGTCCGCCCCCTGCCGGCCAGCATCGCGGCGGAAATGGCCGAAGCCCCGTTCCGGGGTGACCATTATTACGCCCTGTTTGCCACGGGAATCGTGCTGTTTCTGTTTACGTTCATGTTCAACCTGATCGCGGATCATATTGCCCATAAGTACAAACAAACCGGTGAGGCGTCCCTATAA
- a CDS encoding phosphate ABC transporter substrate-binding protein — translation MKRLTYLAAIFIITCALAISPALAENIVIKGSTTVLPVAQKIAEAYMKDNPDVSISISGGGSGNGIKAIIDGATDIADSSRFIKDKEIKMAVEKGVYPVPFAVAYDCIVPVVHPGNPIPDLSMSQLKDIYMGKIRNWEKVGGPDRKIVVVSRDTSSGTYEVWEEKIMEKERVFPGALLQASNGAVSQTVSKNKNAIGYVGIGYLNNTIKALTVNNVSASVESTLDGSFPISRALFMFTKGWPTGETSKFINYVTNPEKGQKLVKEVGFVPLY, via the coding sequence ATGAAACGACTTACATATCTGGCAGCCATTTTTATAATCACATGCGCACTGGCCATATCCCCGGCGTTGGCGGAAAACATTGTGATCAAAGGATCGACCACCGTGCTGCCTGTGGCCCAGAAAATCGCAGAAGCATACATGAAAGACAACCCGGATGTCAGCATTTCCATTTCCGGCGGCGGATCCGGAAACGGCATCAAGGCGATTATAGACGGGGCCACTGATATCGCGGACAGCTCACGGTTTATCAAGGACAAGGAAATCAAGATGGCCGTTGAAAAAGGCGTTTATCCGGTACCGTTTGCGGTTGCCTACGACTGTATTGTTCCGGTGGTACACCCGGGCAATCCGATCCCGGATCTGAGCATGTCTCAGCTGAAAGATATTTATATGGGAAAAATCCGAAACTGGGAAAAGGTCGGCGGCCCTGACCGGAAAATTGTCGTGGTATCCCGGGACACCTCTTCCGGAACCTATGAGGTCTGGGAGGAAAAAATTATGGAAAAAGAGCGCGTATTTCCAGGCGCACTCCTTCAGGCCTCCAACGGCGCCGTCAGCCAGACGGTTTCCAAAAACAAAAACGCAATCGGGTACGTCGGAATCGGTTATCTGAACAATACGATCAAAGCCCTGACAGTAAATAACGTAAGCGCTTCCGTGGAAAGTACGCTGGACGGTTCTTTCCCGATCAGCCGCGCCCTGTTCATGTTTACCAAAGGCTGGCCGACCGGAGAAACCTCCAAATTCATCAATTACGTCACCAACCCTGAAAAAGGCCAGAAACTGGTCAAAGAAGTCGGTTTTGTACCGCTTTATTAA